A genomic region of Runella rosea contains the following coding sequences:
- a CDS encoding glycosyltransferase family 2 protein, which translates to MYKKYAMTSLSAVIITVNQEKKIAKTIEALKALTDDIVVVDSGSTDLTRKVARAAGANVLERPWTGYSEQKNFGNQWAKHDWILSVDDDEVVSPELIESIKQAFTPAPEADAYDLPFRTVFAGKLIRFGGWNPESHIRIFNRKKIQWNTDAVHEGLTLKPEHIIKKLTGYVHHYTVDTPEQFVAKTDRYSTLFAEKGRKIGKKASFIKVYLSPAFRFLVEYIFKFGFLDGYYGWFIAKENARYTYLKYQKLR; encoded by the coding sequence ATGTATAAAAAATACGCCATGACCTCGCTTTCGGCCGTTATTATTACCGTTAACCAAGAAAAGAAAATCGCTAAAACGATTGAAGCCCTTAAAGCCCTCACCGATGATATTGTAGTTGTGGATTCTGGCAGCACTGACCTTACCCGAAAAGTAGCTCGGGCGGCGGGAGCTAATGTGCTCGAACGACCTTGGACTGGGTATTCTGAGCAGAAAAACTTTGGAAATCAGTGGGCAAAACACGATTGGATTTTATCTGTAGACGATGACGAAGTAGTAAGCCCGGAGTTAATCGAAAGCATAAAACAGGCCTTCACTCCCGCCCCAGAGGCAGATGCCTATGATTTGCCTTTCAGAACGGTTTTTGCGGGGAAGTTGATTCGCTTTGGTGGTTGGAATCCAGAATCACACATCCGAATTTTTAACAGAAAAAAGATTCAGTGGAATACTGACGCGGTCCATGAAGGCTTGACGCTCAAACCAGAGCATATCATTAAAAAACTAACGGGGTACGTACATCACTATACCGTTGATACACCCGAACAATTTGTCGCCAAAACCGACCGATACAGTACACTTTTTGCCGAAAAAGGGCGAAAAATAGGCAAAAAAGCTTCTTTTATTAAAGTCTACCTCAGTCCAGCGTTTCGTTTCTTGGTAGAATATATCTTCAAATTTGGCTTTTTAGATGGATATTATGGTTGGTTTATTGCCAAAGAAAACGCCCGTTACACGTATTTGAAGTACCAAAAGCTAAGGTAG
- a CDS encoding tetratricopeptide repeat-containing sensor histidine kinase — translation MKIRLAFIALFYTVSIGLTAQNRIVDSLRHWLATHPVQDSARVVTLHRLAYRLSEIDQTTAWRYANEANQLAKKLNNNTNIGQSFINYAILESLEGNYAKGQEYYLTALKIFEQTGWERGKAICLNNIAENYKSMNQLDKALDYTFRALELNKKKNEIRGMAVNHEQIGDLYRRMGRYEESLKYLEQGLKLAEQADQNYQILPQVLLGIARNYNDRREFSTALWYMRKATQQSQQYGEKLLQIQCYEESAKTFRLQQKLDSAKVYFQKALDAANQFGSIVEIAHINREMAELEEMKGDYKEALGYFQEYKTLSDSIERKKNVVRAELVELKYTAFEKDKENQRLKQIKASQEAELKSQTYWIISLASVIVMLMGVLSYAFYRNRLKQIRDAQKAQAETIRQMQLSDRIRSQIARDLHDDLGATLSGVAMLSQAAKRQLKDKDEQLKELLDLISINSQRTVSTIRDIIWTTRPMNDSLESITTKMKIFASEMLEPKHIHYDFCISEELKGYKLPSNQQYNFYLIFKEAINNAAKYAQAGNVWIKICRKNQQLHLEIKDDGIGFDKEAVKGSGNGLFNMEKRVEELDGSMVVQSAPNQGTIIELTLPLATPLVFTERTFVEVG, via the coding sequence ATGAAAATTAGATTGGCTTTTATTGCTTTGTTTTACACGGTAAGCATTGGATTGACGGCCCAAAACCGGATAGTCGACAGTCTGCGGCATTGGCTGGCTACGCATCCCGTCCAAGACAGCGCGCGTGTCGTGACACTCCATCGGTTGGCCTATCGCCTTTCTGAAATTGACCAAACTACCGCGTGGCGCTACGCCAATGAAGCCAATCAGCTTGCCAAAAAACTCAATAACAACACCAATATCGGCCAAAGTTTTATCAATTACGCCATTCTGGAGTCGTTGGAAGGGAATTATGCCAAAGGGCAGGAATACTATCTTACGGCGTTGAAGATTTTTGAACAGACGGGGTGGGAGCGTGGTAAAGCGATTTGCCTGAACAATATTGCCGAAAATTACAAAAGCATGAATCAACTTGATAAGGCGTTAGATTATACTTTTCGCGCTTTGGAGTTGAATAAAAAAAAGAATGAAATACGGGGAATGGCGGTTAATCACGAGCAAATCGGCGACTTATATCGTCGAATGGGCCGCTACGAAGAATCGTTGAAGTACTTAGAACAAGGCCTAAAATTGGCGGAGCAAGCCGACCAAAATTACCAGATATTGCCGCAGGTTTTATTGGGCATTGCCCGAAATTACAACGACCGTCGGGAGTTTTCTACGGCGCTTTGGTACATGAGGAAGGCTACGCAGCAAAGTCAACAATACGGCGAAAAACTACTCCAAATTCAGTGTTATGAAGAATCTGCGAAGACGTTCAGGCTTCAACAGAAACTCGACAGCGCCAAAGTGTATTTTCAAAAAGCCCTCGACGCGGCTAACCAGTTTGGGTCCATTGTAGAAATCGCACATATCAATCGAGAAATGGCGGAGTTAGAAGAAATGAAAGGCGACTATAAAGAGGCGTTGGGCTATTTTCAGGAGTACAAAACACTGAGCGACTCGATTGAACGGAAAAAGAATGTGGTTCGTGCCGAACTGGTTGAATTGAAATATACTGCCTTCGAGAAAGACAAAGAAAATCAGCGCCTCAAACAAATCAAGGCCTCGCAAGAAGCAGAATTGAAGAGCCAAACCTATTGGATTATTTCGTTGGCGTCGGTTATTGTAATGTTGATGGGGGTTTTGAGTTATGCATTTTATAGAAACCGGCTGAAACAAATTCGCGATGCCCAAAAAGCACAAGCGGAAACCATTCGTCAAATGCAGTTGTCCGACCGAATTAGGAGTCAAATTGCGCGCGATTTACACGATGATTTGGGCGCAACGCTGAGTGGAGTAGCGATGTTGAGTCAAGCGGCCAAACGCCAACTGAAGGACAAAGATGAACAGCTAAAAGAACTGTTGGACTTGATAAGCATTAACTCGCAACGAACCGTGAGTACGATTCGGGACATCATCTGGACCACTCGCCCCATGAATGATAGCCTGGAAAGTATCACCACCAAGATGAAAATTTTTGCGTCAGAAATGCTTGAACCAAAGCACATTCACTACGATTTTTGTATTTCAGAAGAATTAAAAGGCTATAAGCTTCCGTCCAATCAACAGTATAATTTTTACCTTATTTTTAAAGAAGCCATCAACAATGCCGCCAAATATGCGCAGGCAGGGAATGTTTGGATAAAGATTTGCAGAAAAAACCAGCAACTTCATCTTGAGATTAAGGATGACGGGATAGGCTTTGACAAAGAAGCTGTGAAAGGCAGCGGCAATGGGCTTTTTAACATGGAAAAACGGGTGGAAGAACTTGACGGTAGCATGGTGGTGCAATCAGCACCCAATCAGGGCACAATCATCGAACTCACTTTACCCCTCGCTACTCCTTTGGTATTTACTGAAAGAACGTTTGTTGAAGTGGGATAG